A portion of the Burkholderia sp. GAS332 genome contains these proteins:
- a CDS encoding serine O-acetyltransferase, which translates to MPNVPSQNWGLEQIVADLRASREELHRTRHPLGIRELPSREAVISIVTGLRAALFPTHYGAPDLTDETVDYYVGHTLESTLRLLAEQIRRALRFLPEFGETPDEDLRARAFNVAREFGTQLPGIRALLVSDIQAAFTGDPAAQHITEILLCYPGVWAMTHHRLAHALHLLGVPLLARFINEIAHSATGIDIHPGATIGPSFFIDHGTGVVIGETAIIGERVRVYQAVTLGAKSFAADLDGTLVKGNARHPIVEDDVVIYAGATILGRVTIGRGSVIGGNVWLTHSVPPGSSVSQGKIREGERTDEGRG; encoded by the coding sequence ATGCCTAACGTGCCTTCCCAAAACTGGGGTCTCGAACAGATCGTCGCGGACTTGCGTGCGTCGCGTGAAGAATTGCATCGCACGCGGCATCCGCTTGGCATACGCGAGTTGCCGTCGCGCGAAGCGGTGATCAGCATTGTCACCGGCTTGCGCGCGGCGCTGTTTCCGACCCACTACGGCGCCCCCGATCTAACTGACGAAACGGTTGACTACTACGTCGGCCATACGCTCGAAAGCACATTGCGCTTGCTTGCCGAACAGATTCGCCGCGCCTTGCGCTTTCTGCCTGAGTTTGGCGAAACGCCTGATGAGGACCTGAGGGCGCGCGCGTTCAACGTCGCGCGCGAATTCGGCACGCAGTTGCCGGGTATTCGCGCGTTGCTGGTCAGCGATATTCAGGCCGCTTTCACCGGCGACCCGGCCGCGCAGCACATCACGGAGATTCTGCTGTGTTATCCGGGCGTGTGGGCGATGACGCACCATCGTCTGGCGCACGCGCTGCATCTCCTGGGCGTGCCCTTGCTCGCGCGCTTCATCAACGAGATTGCGCACTCGGCGACCGGCATCGACATTCACCCGGGCGCGACCATCGGCCCGAGTTTCTTTATCGACCACGGCACGGGCGTCGTGATCGGCGAGACCGCGATCATTGGCGAGCGGGTGCGCGTCTACCAGGCCGTGACGCTTGGCGCGAAGAGCTTCGCCGCGGATCTTGACGGCACCCTGGTCAAGGGCAACGCGCGCCATCCGATCGTCGAAGACGACGTCGTGATTTATGCCGGCGCGACGATTCTCGGCCGCGTGACGATTGGGCGCGGTTCGGTGATTGGCGGCAATGTATGGCTTACGCATAGCGTGCCGCCGGGCAGCAGCGTATCGCAAGGCAAGATCCGCGAGGGAGAGCGCACGGACGAGGGACGCGGGTGA